A genome region from Proteus vulgaris includes the following:
- the tadA gene encoding tRNA adenosine(34) deaminase TadA, translating into MNKVKDDIYWMHKAIEQAQKAQEIGEIPVGAVLVVDNKIIAKGWNHSIIDNDPTAHAEIMALRKGGKHLQNYRLLDATLYITLEPCVMCAGAIVHSRVKRVVYGASDLKTGAAGSFIDILQHPGMNHKVEITSGVLGEECSQLLSQFFKMRRAEKKQLKKQKDNLVIINTEPTIKE; encoded by the coding sequence GTGAATAAAGTTAAAGATGATATTTATTGGATGCATAAAGCGATTGAGCAAGCGCAAAAAGCACAAGAAATTGGTGAAATACCGGTTGGCGCAGTATTAGTCGTTGATAATAAAATCATTGCTAAAGGATGGAATCATTCAATCATTGATAATGATCCCACTGCACATGCAGAGATTATGGCATTACGTAAAGGGGGAAAGCATTTACAAAATTATCGTCTACTCGATGCGACGCTTTATATTACGCTAGAACCTTGTGTGATGTGTGCTGGAGCGATTGTGCATAGTCGGGTAAAACGCGTGGTTTATGGTGCCTCAGATTTAAAAACAGGTGCGGCAGGTTCATTTATTGATATTTTACAACATCCTGGAATGAACCATAAAGTAGAAATAACATCCGGTGTATTAGGTGAAGAGTGTTCACAGCTTTTAAGCCAATTCTTTAAAATGAGAAGGGCTGAAAAGAAACAACTTAAAAAACAAAAAGACAATCTAGTTATTATTAATACTGAACCAACAATAAAAGAATAA
- the recO gene encoding DNA repair protein RecO → MDGWQRAFVIHARPYSETSLLLDFFTENEGRVRILSKGARGRRSPLKGALQPFTPLLIRWSGRGEIKTLRDAEPISLALPLTGSVLYSGLYLNELLSRVLESGTSYSVLFFEYLSCLQILAASDTTPEAALRRFELALLTQLGYGLDFLHCAGSGEPVSDSMTYRYREEKGFIASLVVDHNSFTGFELKSLASREFPTVETLKAAKRFTRMALKPYLGGKPLKSRELFRQFAIKKSPKKRALMVEQ, encoded by the coding sequence GTGGATGGCTGGCAACGTGCATTTGTTATCCATGCTCGACCTTACAGTGAAACGAGTTTATTACTCGATTTTTTCACTGAAAATGAAGGGCGAGTACGCATATTGTCAAAAGGTGCACGAGGCCGTCGCTCACCCTTAAAAGGCGCACTTCAACCTTTTACTCCTTTGCTCATTCGTTGGAGTGGGCGAGGAGAAATCAAAACCCTTCGTGATGCTGAACCTATCTCTTTAGCATTACCATTGACAGGCTCTGTACTATACAGTGGTTTGTATCTTAATGAGTTATTGTCTCGTGTTTTAGAAAGTGGTACATCTTATAGTGTGCTTTTCTTTGAATATCTCTCTTGTTTGCAAATTCTTGCCGCTAGCGATACGACACCTGAAGCCGCACTAAGACGCTTTGAACTCGCGTTATTAACACAACTTGGCTATGGCTTAGATTTTCTGCATTGTGCTGGAAGTGGAGAACCTGTTTCAGATTCGATGACCTACCGTTATCGAGAAGAAAAAGGTTTTATTGCGAGTTTAGTGGTTGATCATAATAGTTTTACTGGATTTGAATTAAAATCTTTAGCCAGTCGCGAATTTCCTACTGTTGAAACATTAAAAGCGGCAAAACGGTTTACTCGAATGGCATTGAAGCCCTATTTAGGCGGAAAACCATTAAAAAGTAGAGAACTATTTAGACAATTCGCCATTAAAAAATCCCCTAAGAAAAGAGCATTGATGGTAGAACAGTAA
- the rseC gene encoding SoxR-reducing system protein RseC, protein MVKEWATVIHWHEGRALLRYGSSSGCGSCQARAACGSYLLNKIGPETVHQLELPIAQPLVEGQKVEVGIPENNLLLSAMLVYLTPLIGLFIIAGISSFWFSSELAIFFSGLVGGALGFLFAKKVATWWSKDEGFEPIVLQIGLPPHELKVQFQE, encoded by the coding sequence ATGGTTAAAGAGTGGGCAACCGTTATACATTGGCATGAAGGACGTGCGTTATTACGCTATGGATCTTCTTCTGGCTGTGGTAGTTGCCAAGCTCGCGCTGCGTGTGGCTCTTATTTATTAAATAAAATAGGGCCTGAAACCGTTCATCAACTCGAACTTCCCATTGCACAACCATTAGTCGAAGGGCAAAAAGTGGAAGTGGGTATTCCTGAAAATAATCTGCTTCTTTCCGCAATGCTAGTGTATTTAACACCACTAATTGGCTTATTTATTATCGCCGGCATTTCGAGCTTTTGGTTTTCAAGTGAACTGGCTATTTTTTTCAGTGGACTTGTGGGCGGTGCCCTTGGTTTTTTATTTGCTAAAAAAGTGGCGACTTGGTGGAGTAAAGATGAAGGTTTTGAACCTATTGTATTGCAAATAGGGCTTCCACCCCATGAGCTTAAAGTTCAATTTCAAGAATAA
- a CDS encoding fimbrial protein, whose protein sequence is MKNPIIKSAIYLLLLLSPTTFAATELIGGDMEFKGVVVAHGCTIVAGDENKVVDFKQISAKDLYTFQKSKPVAFSISLENCSQDIYKSVTITLDGKEHPTMPNHLAVVGTGSEDPKSIGIVFTDLQRNIIQLKKPSTTQLLNNKRIQFNFMTYVEASPSALKNQTLLTGPFQAQATYTLNYQ, encoded by the coding sequence ATGAAAAATCCAATAATAAAATCTGCGATTTATCTTTTATTATTGCTTTCACCGACAACATTTGCTGCAACCGAACTTATTGGTGGCGATATGGAATTTAAAGGTGTAGTGGTTGCACATGGTTGCACTATTGTTGCTGGTGATGAAAATAAAGTTGTTGATTTTAAACAGATATCAGCAAAAGACCTCTATACTTTTCAAAAAAGTAAGCCTGTTGCTTTTAGCATTAGTTTAGAAAACTGCAGTCAGGATATTTATAAAAGCGTCACAATTACGTTAGATGGGAAGGAGCATCCTACAATGCCAAATCACCTTGCTGTTGTTGGTACAGGATCTGAAGATCCTAAAAGTATAGGGATTGTATTTACCGATCTTCAACGCAATATTATTCAATTAAAAAAGCCGAGTACAACTCAACTTCTTAATAATAAACGCATTCAATTTAATTTTATGACGTATGTTGAAGCATCACCCTCTGCGTTGAAAAATCAAACATTGCTAACAGGTCCTTTTCAAGCACAAGCAACATATACCCTGAATTATCAGTAA
- a CDS encoding fimbrial protein — MQFNKKNIHSKSVMLFCTGIFSLMPISTMAYLQGEVRTNGGPNIFYAALDNTTFPNNRAGETTTVKFSLPDRYDGTVHCPSTNIDKRALTYFKATTDLLPVGNNFYQLNEYVDVRIKFEIWGPDPLPTVPFENKENKRNNLQGCTRPESPKPHISSGSSGELTFRLRKPIINGVSLNGQSLAQMYAMVSYRSRPTGYGNEPISKLIITSGIITTEDKCIFNNGAPITFDFGNVGNTSDYLNGQNYKITRNIQIRCEGGSFTNPNSKIMFKIQTGSSGVASFNADYLGTTGSVDRTNLGIVLRDKSGTIVPPNKYFSVGKLNNFTGNWEVSAAPIAKTGSKIPEGEFSAHATLVAEFM; from the coding sequence ATGCAATTCAATAAAAAAAACATTCATTCCAAATCTGTAATGCTATTTTGTACCGGCATTTTCTCATTAATGCCAATTTCTACTATGGCTTATCTACAGGGTGAAGTGAGAACGAATGGCGGACCTAATATTTTTTATGCCGCATTAGATAATACAACGTTCCCTAATAATCGCGCAGGTGAAACAACGACTGTTAAATTTTCCTTGCCAGATCGCTATGATGGTACAGTACATTGCCCTAGCACAAATATTGATAAAAGAGCATTAACTTACTTTAAAGCGACCACAGACTTACTTCCTGTTGGTAATAATTTTTATCAATTAAATGAATATGTAGATGTTCGTATTAAATTTGAAATTTGGGGACCTGATCCTCTCCCTACCGTCCCTTTTGAAAATAAAGAAAACAAAAGAAATAATCTACAAGGTTGTACAAGACCTGAATCTCCAAAACCTCATATTTCATCCGGTAGCAGTGGAGAACTCACTTTCCGCTTAAGAAAACCCATTATTAACGGAGTAAGCTTAAATGGCCAATCTCTTGCACAAATGTATGCCATGGTAAGCTATAGAAGCAGACCGACAGGATATGGTAATGAGCCTATATCCAAACTGATTATTACATCAGGGATCATCACAACCGAAGATAAATGTATCTTTAATAACGGCGCCCCAATTACCTTTGATTTTGGCAATGTGGGTAATACTTCTGATTATTTAAATGGCCAAAATTATAAAATTACACGCAATATCCAAATTAGATGTGAAGGCGGCAGTTTTACTAATCCTAATAGCAAAATAATGTTTAAAATCCAAACGGGAAGCTCGGGTGTTGCAAGTTTTAACGCTGACTATCTTGGAACAACAGGCTCTGTTGATAGAACAAATTTAGGCATTGTTTTAAGAGATAAATCGGGGACAATTGTGCCACCAAATAAATATTTTTCTGTTGGTAAGCTGAATAATTTTACAGGAAACTGGGAAGTCAGTGCCGCCCCCATAGCAAAAACAGGAAGTAAAATTCCTGAAGGTGAGTTTTCAGCACATGCCACATTAGTTGCGGAGTTTATGTAA
- the lepA gene encoding translation elongation factor 4, with amino-acid sequence MKNIRNFSIIAHIDHGKSTLSDRIIQICGGLSDREMAAQVLDSMDLERERGITIKAQSVTLNYTADDGEVYQLNFIDTPGHVDFSYEVSRSLAACEGALLVVDAGQGVEAQTLANCYTAMDMDLTVVPVLNKIDLPAAEPERVAEEIEDIVGIDATDAVRCSAKTGIGVKEVIERLVKEIPAPEGDADAPLQALIIDSWFDNYLGVVSLIRVKNGKVSKGDKIKVMSTGQIYNIDRIGIFTPKQIDTASLNCGEVGWVVCGIKDILGAPVGDTLTAAQKPADKPLPGFKKVKPQVYAGLFPISSDDYESFRDALGKLSLNDASLFYEPESSSALGFGFRCGFLGLLHMEIIQERLEREYDLDLITTAPTVVYEVEMTNGDIILVDSPSKLPPLNNIEEIREPIAECHMLLPQEYLGNVITLCIEKRGVQTNMVYHGNQVSLTYEIPMAEVVLDFFDRLKSTSRGYASLDYNFIRFQGSNMVRVDVLINGDRVDALALITHNDNAPYRGRELVEKMKEFIPRQQFDIAIQAAIGNHIIARSTVKQLRKNVLAKCYGGDVSRKKKLLQKQKDGKKRMKQIGNVELPQEAFLAILHVGKDK; translated from the coding sequence ATGAAAAACATACGTAACTTTTCCATTATCGCACATATTGACCACGGTAAATCGACGTTATCAGATCGAATTATTCAAATTTGTGGTGGCTTATCAGATCGTGAAATGGCTGCGCAGGTTCTTGATTCTATGGATCTTGAGCGTGAACGTGGTATTACAATCAAAGCGCAAAGCGTAACCTTGAATTACACCGCTGATGACGGTGAAGTTTATCAGCTTAACTTTATCGATACCCCAGGACACGTTGACTTCTCTTATGAAGTATCTCGTTCACTTGCTGCGTGTGAAGGCGCCTTATTGGTCGTAGATGCAGGGCAAGGGGTTGAAGCGCAAACATTAGCAAATTGCTATACCGCGATGGATATGGATCTCACCGTCGTTCCCGTTTTAAATAAAATAGATTTACCCGCAGCAGAGCCTGAGCGTGTTGCAGAAGAGATTGAAGATATTGTGGGGATCGATGCCACAGATGCAGTACGTTGCTCTGCAAAAACAGGTATTGGTGTTAAAGAAGTTATCGAACGTCTTGTTAAAGAAATTCCAGCACCTGAAGGTGATGCAGACGCACCATTACAAGCACTGATTATTGACTCTTGGTTTGATAACTACCTTGGTGTAGTTTCTCTGATCCGTGTTAAAAACGGTAAAGTCAGTAAAGGCGATAAAATCAAGGTAATGAGTACGGGGCAGATTTATAACATTGACCGTATTGGTATTTTTACACCAAAACAAATTGACACAGCATCATTAAATTGTGGTGAAGTGGGTTGGGTTGTTTGTGGTATTAAAGATATTTTAGGTGCGCCGGTAGGGGATACCTTAACAGCAGCACAAAAACCAGCTGATAAGCCATTACCAGGCTTTAAAAAAGTTAAACCACAGGTTTATGCAGGTTTATTCCCAATAAGTTCTGACGACTATGAATCATTCCGCGATGCATTAGGTAAATTGAGCTTAAACGATGCTTCATTATTCTATGAACCAGAAAGCTCATCTGCATTAGGTTTCGGTTTCCGTTGTGGTTTCTTGGGTCTTCTTCATATGGAGATTATTCAAGAGCGTTTAGAACGTGAATATGACCTCGACCTGATTACAACGGCGCCAACCGTCGTTTATGAAGTTGAAATGACGAATGGTGATATTATATTAGTGGATAGCCCGTCTAAATTACCACCATTGAATAATATTGAAGAAATCAGAGAACCTATTGCTGAATGTCATATGTTATTACCGCAAGAATACTTAGGTAATGTCATTACTTTATGTATCGAAAAACGCGGGGTTCAAACCAATATGGTCTATCATGGTAATCAGGTTTCATTAACTTATGAAATCCCGATGGCTGAAGTGGTATTAGATTTCTTTGACCGCTTAAAATCAACATCACGCGGTTATGCTTCTTTAGACTATAACTTTATTCGTTTCCAAGGCTCTAACATGGTACGTGTAGATGTCTTGATTAATGGTGATCGCGTTGATGCTTTAGCATTGATTACACATAACGATAATGCACCTTATCGTGGTCGTGAACTGGTGGAAAAAATGAAAGAATTTATTCCACGACAACAGTTTGATATCGCTATCCAAGCGGCAATTGGTAACCATATTATTGCTCGTTCAACTGTCAAACAGTTACGTAAAAACGTATTAGCCAAATGTTATGGTGGTGACGTTAGCCGTAAGAAGAAACTGTTACAGAAACAGAAAGATGGTAAAAAACGTATGAAGCAAATTGGTAACGTAGAGCTACCACAAGAAGCGTTTTTAGCCATTCTTCATGTTGGTAAAGATAAATAA
- a CDS encoding YfhL family 4Fe-4S dicluster ferredoxin, with amino-acid sequence MALLITKKCINCDMCEPECPNDAISMGDEIYEINPDLCTECVGHYDKPTCQSVCPITNTIITDPTHTESQDELWEKFVLIHHADKI; translated from the coding sequence ATGGCTTTATTAATTACGAAGAAATGCATCAATTGCGATATGTGTGAACCAGAATGCCCAAATGATGCCATTTCAATGGGGGATGAAATTTATGAAATTAATCCTGATCTTTGCACTGAATGTGTAGGACATTACGATAAACCAACTTGCCAATCGGTTTGTCCGATTACGAATACGATCATCACTGATCCTACTCATACTGAATCTCAAGATGAATTATGGGAAAAATTTGTGTTGATCCACCATGCAGATAAGATCTAA
- a CDS encoding LysE family translocator, with product MPTLFNMWTFALLSLGLVLTPGPNMIYLISRSISQGKKAGFISLIGVAVGYIFYMLLAAFGITAIFMAVPYAYDTLKICGAIYLFYIAWQSIKPGGRSIFHPKKLLSGNTTKLFVMGFITNLLNPKIALMYLSLLPQFISIQNGSVLNQSLVLGSIQIIISIAVNALIVIAAGSIAGFFMQRPRWALVQRWFMATILGALAIKLATEARVN from the coding sequence ATGCCAACACTGTTTAATATGTGGACGTTTGCACTTTTATCCTTAGGTTTAGTGCTAACACCTGGCCCTAATATGATTTACCTGATCTCACGCTCAATCTCTCAAGGGAAAAAAGCTGGATTTATTTCACTAATTGGTGTGGCTGTTGGCTATATTTTTTATATGTTACTTGCAGCGTTTGGTATTACAGCGATTTTTATGGCAGTGCCTTATGCTTACGATACATTAAAAATTTGTGGGGCTATTTATCTTTTTTATATTGCTTGGCAATCTATTAAGCCCGGTGGGCGTTCTATCTTTCATCCCAAAAAATTACTTTCAGGTAATACGACAAAACTCTTTGTTATGGGGTTTATCACTAACCTGCTCAATCCTAAAATCGCATTAATGTACTTATCATTGTTACCTCAATTTATTAGTATTCAGAATGGCAGCGTTTTAAATCAATCATTAGTGTTGGGTAGCATTCAAATTATTATTAGCATAGCAGTAAATGCATTGATTGTTATTGCCGCAGGCTCTATTGCTGGGTTCTTTATGCAAAGACCGCGTTGGGCACTCGTTCAACGCTGGTTTATGGCAACAATTTTAGGGGCTTTAGCTATTAAATTAGCCACAGAAGCGCGCGTAAATTAA
- the pdxJ gene encoding pyridoxine 5'-phosphate synthase, giving the protein MSDILLGVNIDHIATLRNARGTTYPDPVQAAFIAEQAGADGITIHLREDRRHITDRDLMLISQTVQTRLNLEMAVTEEMIEIACQTQPDFCCLVPEKRQEVTTEGGLDVVGNEEKIADAIKRLSLAGIKVSLFIDPDHEQINAADRVGAPFIEIHTGAYADAEDEMAQEKEFVRIRDAVTYAASKGLKVNAGHGLHYHNVQRIAALPELYELNIGHAIIARAVFSGLAPAIEEMKRLMREARR; this is encoded by the coding sequence ATGTCTGATATTCTACTTGGCGTTAATATTGACCATATCGCCACCCTTCGTAATGCCCGAGGCACAACTTATCCCGATCCTGTTCAAGCGGCTTTTATTGCAGAACAAGCTGGTGCTGATGGTATTACTATCCATTTACGTGAAGATAGACGTCATATCACTGATCGTGACTTAATGTTGATAAGCCAAACAGTTCAGACAAGATTAAATCTAGAAATGGCCGTCACTGAAGAGATGATCGAGATAGCGTGTCAAACTCAGCCTGATTTTTGCTGTTTAGTACCTGAAAAACGCCAAGAAGTGACAACAGAAGGTGGGTTAGACGTTGTTGGCAATGAAGAGAAAATTGCTGATGCAATTAAGCGTTTATCGTTAGCGGGTATCAAAGTTTCTTTGTTTATTGACCCTGACCATGAACAAATTAACGCAGCTGACCGTGTTGGTGCACCTTTTATTGAGATCCACACTGGCGCTTATGCTGATGCTGAAGATGAGATGGCTCAAGAAAAAGAGTTTGTACGTATTCGTGATGCAGTGACTTATGCCGCATCCAAAGGCTTAAAAGTGAATGCGGGCCATGGTTTGCATTACCATAACGTGCAACGTATTGCCGCATTGCCTGAACTTTATGAACTGAATATTGGCCATGCAATTATTGCTAGAGCCGTATTTAGTGGATTGGCACCCGCGATTGAAGAAATGAAACGCTTAATGCGAGAAGCGCGTCGCTAA
- the lepB gene encoding signal peptidase I — translation MATTFALILTLATLITGIFWGFEHFKLKPARKAKLKRLQEMTQGTEDQQELAKSINKPSWAETLGSLFPVLIIVLILRSFVYEPFQIPSRSMMPTLLVGDFILVEKFAYGLKDPITQTTLINTGKPKRGDIAVFKYPRDPSTDFIKRVIGLPGDKIVYDMMSKKLHIYPNCDKTICNEEISVTYGTAYPSEWTLLLQNVPGGMKSIPIEEPISTATQLREEERVETIDKVSHRIMTIPGDMTMPEFIQPGLPVGTWIVPEGHYFMMGDNRDGSSDSRFWGFVPEKNLVGKATTIWMSFEKVENEWPTGVRFSRIGGIK, via the coding sequence ATGGCTACCACGTTTGCCTTGATCCTAACGCTGGCAACGCTAATAACGGGAATTTTTTGGGGATTTGAGCACTTTAAGCTTAAGCCCGCTCGAAAAGCAAAACTAAAGCGTCTTCAAGAGATGACGCAAGGAACCGAGGATCAGCAGGAGTTAGCAAAATCAATTAATAAACCAAGCTGGGCAGAGACATTAGGCTCTTTATTCCCAGTTTTGATTATTGTTTTGATTTTGCGTTCATTTGTGTATGAGCCGTTTCAAATACCTTCTCGCTCCATGATGCCAACTTTGTTGGTTGGCGATTTTATCTTGGTTGAAAAGTTTGCCTATGGATTAAAAGATCCAATTACACAAACGACGTTAATTAATACAGGGAAGCCCAAACGAGGCGATATCGCCGTATTTAAGTACCCTCGTGATCCTTCTACTGACTTTATTAAACGCGTTATTGGATTACCAGGCGATAAAATTGTTTATGATATGATGTCGAAAAAACTTCATATCTATCCAAATTGTGATAAAACTATTTGTAATGAAGAAATATCAGTAACTTATGGTACTGCTTACCCAAGTGAATGGACGCTATTATTACAGAATGTACCGGGTGGTATGAAATCTATTCCAATTGAGGAGCCTATTTCAACGGCAACTCAATTACGTGAAGAAGAAAGGGTAGAAACTATTGATAAAGTCTCTCACCGTATTATGACAATACCTGGTGATATGACGATGCCAGAGTTTATCCAACCCGGATTACCTGTTGGTACGTGGATTGTCCCTGAAGGTCATTACTTTATGATGGGTGATAATCGAGATGGTAGTTCAGATAGTCGCTTCTGGGGCTTTGTTCCAGAGAAAAACTTAGTAGGTAAAGCGACAACAATCTGGATGAGCTTTGAAAAAGTAGAGAATGAATGGCCAACAGGCGTTCGTTTTAGCCGTATCGGTGGCATTAAGTAA
- the rnc gene encoding ribonuclease III, with product MNTLLVNQLQKKLGYTFTQNELLLQALTHRSASSKHNERLEFLGDSILSYVIANALYHRFPRVDEGDMSRMRATLVRGNTLAELAREFELGECLRLGPGELKSGGFRRESILADTVEALIGAIFLDSDIQNIEKIILNWYENRLAEISPGDKQKDPKTRLQEYLQGRHLPLPSYIVVQVRGEAHDQEFTIHCQISGIEQPVKGMGTSRRKAEQAAAEQALIQLELE from the coding sequence ATGAATACTTTATTAGTAAACCAGTTACAAAAGAAGCTGGGTTATACTTTTACGCAAAATGAATTATTACTACAGGCTTTAACGCATCGAAGTGCTAGCAGTAAGCATAATGAACGTTTAGAATTTTTAGGTGATTCAATTCTAAGCTATGTGATTGCTAACGCACTTTATCATCGCTTTCCTCGTGTTGATGAAGGTGATATGAGCCGAATGAGAGCAACGCTTGTTCGTGGAAATACACTCGCTGAATTAGCGCGTGAATTTGAACTAGGCGAATGCCTACGTTTAGGTCCAGGGGAATTAAAAAGTGGCGGTTTTCGTCGTGAATCAATTTTAGCGGATACGGTGGAAGCTTTAATTGGTGCAATTTTCCTTGATAGTGATATTCAAAATATCGAAAAAATTATTTTAAACTGGTATGAGAATCGTTTGGCTGAAATCAGCCCAGGCGATAAGCAAAAAGATCCTAAAACTCGTTTGCAAGAGTATTTGCAAGGTCGTCATTTACCATTACCTTCTTATATTGTTGTGCAGGTTCGTGGCGAAGCCCATGATCAAGAGTTTACGATCCATTGTCAGATAAGCGGTATCGAACAACCTGTCAAAGGGATGGGGACAAGCCGTCGTAAAGCTGAACAGGCCGCTGCTGAACAGGCATTAATACAACTGGAGCTTGAATGA
- the era gene encoding GTPase Era, translated as MSEEQTYCGFIAIVGRPNVGKSTLLNQLLGQKVSITSRKPQTTRHRIMGIDTDGAYQAIYVDTPGLHIEEKRAINRLMNRAASSSIGDVELVIFVVEGTNWTPDDEMVLNKLKSLRCPVLLAINKVDNVTDKTKLLPHIGFLSQQMDFLDVVPISAEKNMNIDTIAKIVRKCLPEATHHFPEDYITDRSQRFMASEIIREKLMRFLGEELPYSVTVEIEQFVTNERGGYDIHGLILVEREGQKKMVIGNKGAKIKKIGTEARMDMEDLFENKVHLELWVKVKAGWADDERALRSLGYVDDLK; from the coding sequence ATGAGCGAAGAACAAACCTATTGCGGATTTATTGCGATAGTCGGTCGCCCAAATGTGGGAAAATCAACACTACTGAACCAATTACTGGGGCAGAAAGTTTCTATTACATCACGTAAACCGCAAACTACGCGTCACCGTATCATGGGGATTGATACTGATGGTGCTTACCAAGCGATTTATGTGGATACACCAGGCTTGCATATTGAAGAAAAGCGAGCGATTAACAGACTAATGAACCGCGCAGCAAGCAGTTCAATTGGTGATGTTGAATTAGTTATTTTCGTTGTTGAGGGCACTAACTGGACGCCAGATGACGAAATGGTGTTAAATAAATTAAAATCATTGCGTTGTCCTGTTTTATTAGCCATTAATAAAGTGGATAACGTGACTGATAAAACCAAGTTACTTCCACATATTGGCTTTTTAAGTCAACAAATGGATTTTCTTGATGTCGTACCAATCAGTGCTGAAAAAAACATGAATATCGATACGATAGCGAAAATCGTACGTAAATGTTTACCAGAAGCGACTCATCACTTTCCAGAAGATTATATTACTGATCGCTCTCAGCGTTTTATGGCATCAGAAATTATTCGTGAGAAATTGATGCGCTTTTTAGGTGAGGAATTACCTTATTCTGTCACTGTTGAAATTGAACAATTCGTTACCAATGAGCGTGGGGGTTATGATATCCACGGATTAATTCTGGTTGAGCGAGAAGGCCAGAAAAAAATGGTTATTGGTAATAAAGGTGCGAAAATCAAGAAAATTGGTACTGAAGCCCGTATGGATATGGAAGACTTATTTGAAAACAAAGTTCACTTAGAACTTTGGGTAAAAGTCAAAGCTGGCTGGGCTGATGATGAACGCGCTTTACGTAGCCTTGGCTATGTGGACGATTTAAAGTAG
- the acpS gene encoding holo-ACP synthase: MAIVGLGMDIVEISRIEDIIGRSGERLARRILTDTEWEIYQSHKQPIRFLAKRFAVKEAAAKALGTGIRLGLAFNHFEVRNDELGKPTLHFLAVAKEMAEKAGINSIHVTLADEQRYACATVILEK, from the coding sequence ATGGCTATTGTTGGCTTAGGTATGGATATTGTTGAGATATCACGTATCGAAGATATTATAGGGCGTTCTGGTGAACGCCTTGCTCGTCGTATTCTTACTGATACAGAATGGGAAATCTATCAATCTCATAAACAGCCAATACGCTTTTTAGCTAAGCGATTTGCTGTAAAAGAGGCTGCGGCAAAAGCATTAGGTACAGGCATTCGTTTAGGATTGGCTTTTAATCATTTTGAAGTACGTAATGATGAGTTAGGCAAACCCACACTGCACTTTTTAGCGGTTGCAAAAGAGATGGCAGAGAAAGCGGGGATAAATTCCATTCACGTAACACTTGCTGATGAACAGCGTTATGCTTGTGCGACAGTTATTTTAGAAAAATAG